From the genome of Streptomyces sp. V2I9:
GCTGCTGCTGGCCGCCCGCTGGGCCGGGGCGGGGCGGCCCCGGCGATCCGGGACGGCGGGGGCGACCGGGCCCGATCTGTGGCGCACGTTCAGGGGGCCGGATCCGGGGCGCACGGAGGCTGCCCCGGATCCGGCCCGCTAGAGCCGGCCGTCGAAACGCCGTCTGCCGGTCCCTACGTCCTGCTCGGCAGGCGGCCCGTCCGACCAGACGTCCTGTCGATCAGGCGTCGGCGGGGTCCTCGGCCGGTGCGAAGGCGCCGGAGGCCTCCAGCATGCCCTCACGCTCCACGACCTTGATCCGCTCACGGCCCTGCGCCGCGCCCAGCGCCTGCTCGTGGGCGTCCAGCTTGTGCCAGCCCTCCCAGGTCGTGTAGCGCACGCCGCGGCTCTCCAGGAACGCCTCGACGGCCTCCGGGGCGGGGGTGGCCGGCTCGGCCAGACGGCCGGCGGCGCGGTCCTCCAGGAGGCAGGCGACCGTCTCGTTGGCGTCGCCCTTGGTGTGGCCGATCAGGCCGATCGGACCGCGCTTGATCCAGCCGGTGACGTAGACCGAGGTCATGTGCTCGTCCCCGGAGATGACGCGCCCGGCCTCGTGCGGGACGGTGCCGGAGGCCACGTCGAAGGGGAGCTTGGGCAGCTCCTCCGAGTAGTAGCCGACGGCGCGGTAGACGCTCTGGATGTCCCAGTCGGTGAACCGGCCGGTGCCCCGCACGTTGCCGGTGCCGTCCAGCTCGGTGCGCTCGGTGCGCAGCCCCACGACCCTGCCGTCCTCGCCGAGGATCTCGACCGGGGACTCGAAGAAGTGCAGGAAGAGCTTGTGCGGGCGGTCGCCGACATCGCGGATCGCCCAGTTCTCCAGGGTCTGCGCGACCATGTTGGCCTGCTTGTTCTCCCGGCGGGTGGCGACGGACCCCTCGTCGTAGTCGATGTCCTCGGGGTTGACGATGACCTCGATGTTGGGGGAGTGGTCCAGCTCCCGCAGCTCCATCGGGCTGAACTTGGCCTGGGCCGGTCCGCGCCGCCCGAACACGTGCACCTCCAGCGCCTTGTTCTGCTTGAGGCCCTGGTACACGTTGTCCGGGATCTCGGTGGGCAGCAGCTCGTCGGCCGTCTTGGCCAGGACGCGGGCCACGTCGAGCGCCACGTTGCCGACGCCGAGCACGGCGACCTTCTCCGCGGTGAGCGGCCAGGTGCGCGGGACCTCGGGGTGGCCGTCGTACCAGGAGACGAACTCGGCCGCGCCGTAGGAGCCGTCCAGCTGGATGCCGGGGATGTCGAGCGCCCGGTCGGCCTCGGCGCCGGTGGAGAAGATCACCGCGTCGTAGAACGAGCGCAGGTCGTCCAGGCCGATGTCGTTCGGGTAACCGACGTTGCCGAAGAGGCGGATCTGCGGCTTGTCCAGCACCTGGTGCAGGGCCTTGACGATGCCCTTGATGCGCGGGTGGTCGGGGGCCACGCCGTAGCGGATCAGGCCGAAGGGCGCGGGCATCCGCTCGAAGAGGTCGATCGAGACCCCCGGGTCCTGGCAGACCTCGGATTTGAGCAGCGCGTCCGCAGCGTAGATACCGGCGGGGCCGGCTCCGACAATGGCGACGCG
Proteins encoded in this window:
- a CDS encoding FAD-dependent oxidoreductase, which gives rise to MTRPVRVAIVGAGPAGIYAADALLKSEVCQDPGVSIDLFERMPAPFGLIRYGVAPDHPRIKGIVKALHQVLDKPQIRLFGNVGYPNDIGLDDLRSFYDAVIFSTGAEADRALDIPGIQLDGSYGAAEFVSWYDGHPEVPRTWPLTAEKVAVLGVGNVALDVARVLAKTADELLPTEIPDNVYQGLKQNKALEVHVFGRRGPAQAKFSPMELRELDHSPNIEVIVNPEDIDYDEGSVATRRENKQANMVAQTLENWAIRDVGDRPHKLFLHFFESPVEILGEDGRVVGLRTERTELDGTGNVRGTGRFTDWDIQSVYRAVGYYSEELPKLPFDVASGTVPHEAGRVISGDEHMTSVYVTGWIKRGPIGLIGHTKGDANETVACLLEDRAAGRLAEPATPAPEAVEAFLESRGVRYTTWEGWHKLDAHEQALGAAQGRERIKVVEREGMLEASGAFAPAEDPADA